The Flavobacterium sp. IMCC34852 genome contains the following window.
TTAATGTTTACTATTAATTTAAAAAGATACTTTTTGTTAAAGAGAAGTATCTTTTTTTAAATCATTATCTCATTCAACTGCACAAAAATTGCTCCTAGTCCAAGTATTCCTAGCATCAATTCTTTGTTTGCTTCATTTCGCTAATTCAAAATAGATAAAATATACTTTGTGTGAATATGGGAATAAATAGAAACAACTGCTAGTAACGGTGGTTTTGCGCTATTGGGGCAGTTGTGGTAAATAGACGTTATATCTTGCTTTTGAACTAATCAACAAAGCAGAAAGTACGCTGCTCTTAAATCCCCAACAGACGCAAAGCCAGCCGTTACTAGCAATTGTAAACCTCCGCATCACGTTTACGTTAAATACAACATTTATCTTTCCGCATAACTTCTTCCGAAACCAAACAGACGCAGACAATCGAACCGCATAAAAAGAAATAGGAAGTATTTTCATATTGACATTGTAAGTATAAAAATTGCTTTTTGTGTTTATTGTTTTTTTGGTTAAAGCAATTTTCTATACCCACAATCCCAATAGTGCCAGTAAGAGTATTCTTTTTTATTTGCCACAAAACCCCAAGTAATTGGCTTTCCGTCTGCTTGATACCTAGCGTTTTCAAAACAATAATTGTAGTAACATTCAAGTTTTATCTTTCTATTTACGTGCAGGCATCAAGCAGCCAAGAAAACCAATCAGAGCATCCCAATAAGCAATTAAAAAAGAATACCCTTACTTCGAGCCTCTGCCAACGCACTAGGAAAGAGTTTTCATTGTTTTTTGAAGATGCCATAACATTTCCGAATAACATTTTGATAAAATAGAAAAACCTCATTTCGCAAGAACAATAAGGCATCCTCAAAAATCAAATTTGCCCACAAGAGTATAGTTTTTCATTTGCCAGAACCACAAAATATAAATCAACAATCCAATAAGCAAATAAAAAACTATACCCTTGTTTCGCTACTGCCAACGCACTAGGTAAGTTCAGTTGGGGAAATCTCCCATTTCCCCAAACCCCTTTGGATGCAATTTTTTTTAAAATAATGCCAGAACTTTTTTCTCCCGATTGAACGCACACGGTAAGCATTATTTCAAAAAAAACAGCTCAAGTTGACTCTTATCCGAATGTTGATTGATAAATGGAAAGTTACGGGCATACTTGGATTTTTCTTTGTATAAAAAAAGGATTTGTTTCTTTTCTCTTGATTGATAGATATTCCGCACTTATTTGCACCATTAGCCCTATATAAGTCGCCATTATAGACAAATTAATGCAAAACAAAAAACCCTCTCTTTCGAAAGGGTAATTGGTTTTAAAGTAGTAAACTTTACAAACTGATGGTCTTTTTTAGAACACTTCTTGAATTTTCATAGCATTACCTGCATTGAATAAATAGTAGTTCACTCCTACTTGCTGATAAAATTCAATCCCAATACTTCCCAAAACAGCAACATTTGTTGTTATCGTTGGAGCATCTGGTAAAGTTGCAACAACATCAATTAAAGTTGTTACTGCGTCTACAGGTGTGTAAGGCGAATATGAAATGTTTGATGTTTCATTTAACATTGGTTCTGCTGGCTCATAAGCTCCAGTTGCAGGATTGAAAACAAAATCCGAGATTACTGATAAAGCATTGATAATTCTGAAATGTGTTGCACCTGATGGAATATTCAAAAAGTTCAAAGGATTAAATGCCGGAACACTTAAAGTACTTTCGTTTCTGTCTACGTTAGCCGTTAAAGTGAACGGAGCAGAAAAAATGCCATTAAATGAAATATTTCTATTGAAATCTAAACCTTTTAAATATTGTGGTTGTTGCGAAACCAAAACGGCTCTTTGACCTCTTGCCTCTGAACCATCCTCAATATTTATTTTTTTCATAATAGCAGTTAGTCTTCCTGTAAATTGACTATCTGTCATTTGTTTCATTAAAGCAGATAAACCAATTCTCACTGATTTACCAGCATTAGCACAAGCTGCAAACTCGGACATATTTTCACGAGTACGAATAAAGCCTGGTGCAGTTTTTACTTGCTCGGCAGTTGGACCACCTTTTAGACCTGCAAAGTAACCTTCATTACCTTTAATTTTGAAGTGACGAACTTCTCCTAACGTCCCAACATATTTAATATGTCCTTTTTGTTTTGCCATTTGTTGTGTGTTTTAGCAATTATACAATAATTTTTATTAAATTTACATTGTAATTAACTGATAAACAACAACTTAAATAAAGCAATATAATGCAATTAAATGCTAAAGAAACCACCATTACAAAAAGTCTGCTCAAAATTGTAAAATTTGTTGATGGAGATGGAATAATTTTGGAAGATATTGTATCAAAAAAAGTATTTGAAGTTCGTTTATATGGCATTGATGCACCAGAAATAAACTACTGCAACAAGATAAAAAAAGACGAAATTGAATTACAAGTTCCAGCTGCTTTACTAATCAAACTTGGTTATTTATCATTTAACTTTTTAAAAGATCAAGTTAATTTGGGTGATGTTTGCACACTAGTACAGGAACAAAATAATTTAGTTGATAAATATGGAAGACTTTTAGGCTATTTAATTCTAAATGATGGTAGAGTATTAAACGAAATAATGATAAAAGAAGGCTATGCAAAGCCTTATAATGAAGTATTTTGTGAAATGCTTCCAATGTATCAAGAATGGAATTTACAAGCTAAAAACAGTTCAAAAGGATTATATTCAATAGTAAACAAATTTTAAATATTTTGTCTATATTTGTCTTGTATTTATTGATGTTCAGCCCAGTTTGATGGCTATTTGTTGCCCAATCTTCGGCAACTATTGTAAATACTAAAACCTTCAAATATTGTATCGGGAAATAAATATCCGTTTGTCAGGTAAAAATTACTGCACACTCTCAACTTTTATTATTATTTTTAAGTTTGACAAATAACCTAATTTATGTCTAACCCTTTATGAGCTTCAAAGAAACTTTGAAAAAAATATCCGGCTGGGTTTTAGTCAGGCCAAAAACAACCGGTACCATTATCTTTATAATCATGGTAGTACTACTAAGTTTTGTAGTCAAACTGAGGTACGAGGTGGTTAAAGAAAATGAGCGCCGGGAAATGTCTAACATTTTAAATGTTGTAAGACAAAATTTTGAGCAGATTCTTAAAAACAGCTACACTTCGGCTTTGACATTGGCCATGACTTTGAATGATAAAGGAATTCCCGAAAACTTTGAAAAAATCGGTGGACAATTGGTTGATAATAACCAATCAATAGATGCGGTTCAATTAGTACCGAATGGCGTCATAAAGTATGTTTACCCGTATGAAGAGAATAAATCGGTCATTGATTACGACATATTTCACACTCCACATCTACAATATGAAGCTCAAAAATCAGTAAAATCACGATTGATGTATTTTGCCGGACCGCTCAAATTAAAACAAGGCGGTGTTGGGGTTGTTGGCAGACTTCCGGTCTATAAAAATGATAAATTTTGGGGATTTTCAGCGGTGGTAATTCGCTTAGAAACTTTAATTAAAGAATCGGGTGTCAACGCAATAGATGACTCAAAGTATTACTTTCAATTTTCAAAAACCAATCCCACCACCAAGCAAGAAGAGTTTTTCTTATCTCATAATAAAACCCTGAGCGACAAATCTTATTTAATGGTTGAAATTCCTGATGGTGATTGGAAATTGTATTTGATTTCCAGAAATCAAAATGACATTATCAGACAACTTTACACTTCTATTTCGCTAGGATTACTCTTGGCGGTGATTGTTGGATTGTGGGTAACAGCTATATTAAAAAAACCTGCCGAACTTCAACGTTTGATAGAAATTCAAACCCAAAAGATCCTTAAAAGAGAAGCCGAATTTGGAGCTATTTTTGATCAAGCTCCGGTTGGTATCGCAAAAATTGATACCGCGACCGGAAATTTTATAACCATCAACCAAGAATACAGCCGAATTGTAGGTTACGCAACTGAAGAACTGTTGCAAAAAAACTTTCAAACTATTACCTATCCTGAAGATTTAGAGTTGGATCTAAGCAATATGGAAAGACTAAAAAATGGTGAGATTGATAATTTTTGCATTGAAAAAAGATACATTCACAAGAGCGGAAAAATTGTATGGGTTAATTTAGTAGTAGCCGTATTATGGAAAGAAGGCAAAACAGTTTTAAATCACATTGCCATCGTTGAAGACATTACCGATAAAAAAAGAGTTGAGGAAGATCTCAATCAATCTTTTGAACTGGTTTCTGAACAAAATAAAAGGTTGCTCAACTTCTCCTATATCATCTCACACAACTTGAGATCACATACCAGTAACATCGAATTAATTTTAAATCTTTTAGACGGTGTAAAGACTGAAGAAGAACAAGATGAAATGCTCCATTTATTGAAAAAAGTTTCTAAATCTTTAGATGAGACAATGAGAAACTTAAATGATGTGGTAAATATCAGAACCAACATCAACCTTACGATAGAAAACCTAAATTTACACCAATTCATCACAAAGTCACTGGATTTACTCAGCAGACAAATAGAGGATAAATCGGCTACAGTTAACAACTTAGTACCGACTCATGTTTATATTGACTACAATGCTGCATATTTGGAAAGCATATTGTACAATTTTATCTCAAATGCCATTCGGTACTGTCATCCTGAGAGAAAACCGGTAATTACACTAAGCTTTGACGAAACGCATAAAATATTGCAGATTGAAGACAACGGAATAGGTATTGATTTAAAAAGAAACGGAGAAAACCTTTTCGGAATGTATAAAACATTCAATAATAACCCCGATGCTAAAGGAATCGGACTCTTTATCACCAAAAATCAGATTGATGCCATGGGCGGTAAAGTGGAAACCGAAAGCGAACTAAATGTCGGAACCAAGTTTAAAATTTATTTCAAATAAAAAAACCTATTGAAAAGACCAATAGGTTTTTTGAACAGTTTTTTATTTAGAAACAATTATCTGACAACAATTTTCTTGGTGTATGTTTTATTGTCTTTACTAATTTTGGCCAAATAAATACCCGAGATTACGTTCGGTTCAATAGTAGTTTCCCCAACGATTTTTTGTTCAAATACTTTCATTCCGATACTGTTAAAAAGTTCTAACGTAGCTTCTGTATCAATTCCGGAAATCGTAAAGCGTTCACTGGATGGATTCGGATAAATACTAAATTTGACGGTTGTATTTTCATTAGCCGCCAACGCCGCATACCATGCCTGACCAACATTAGCTCCCCAAATGTAATCAGCCAAAGCAGGATAATCAATAAAAGGATTTCGATTGTACTGCCAAGTATAGATGTAATTGTTGCGATTCATTTCAAAATCATCTCTCGGGTCGGTTTGGTTCCATGTTAAAAGCGAAGCCAAATCACCCAACTGACCCACAGTTGTATCAGGAATATCACCATTCACGACACTCAAAGCATTGTAACGAACCGCCATGTAAAATACAGAGCGAGCCACATCACCTTTCCAGGAACCCAGAGTTCCGATTGGTCCGTTGTATCCCGTCAAACCATAATCACGGTTACTTCTGGAAGTGTTCTCCGGACCATCTTCAGCACGAATGTGGTGTGCATCGCCATGTCCGGCGGTAATATCATCTGCACTGGTAGGTAACCAAATATTTATACCATCGGCTACGTCATCTGTCGCGTTGGCAAATCCACCTCGAGATTGCGGGTAAATATGCTCCCTATTCCAAAAACCTACATTACTGGATGTAGTTTGAAAATCTAACTTAGCTCTGGGTGTTTCAACATACATTAACCACACTTGATTGCTGTTTAACGGATTTTGATCGGCTACTTTTAAAATATCCGTAACATCACCGTAATTGTGCGCCCGAACTACTGAAGGATTGGCGATAATATTTTGTAACGCTTGCTTTAAAGCGCTGCCCGATAAGCCTTCTAATGAATCATAGTAACCTGTTGGGATGGTTGCTGTAACATTTCCATAAGTTGGATTCAAAGGTGTACCGAACGGTGAAGTCGTAAAATCGTTATCAACTACTCTTATCTCAATATTGTCATTTCTTCGGTTATAACCAAAAGGCAAGGTCCCGAATTTTATTTTCAATACTTCATCTCCTTCATCTAAAACATCGTCAACAAGCGTTAAGGTGGTCGTAAATGTATTGGAACCTTGAGGAATAAAAACCGTTGTATTTCCAGTAAAATCCGCTGTGGTGAAACCCGCGTTATCTAAGGAAAAATTAAAAGTCAAATCAGCAGTCACATTAGTATCTGCAGTAAAGGTTATGGTAAAACTATCGTTTTCATTCTTGTGGGTTGTATCAACCGTGATGATTATTCCGTTAAAAATAAACCCGCTTCCGTCATTGTTAGCTCCGGGAGTTGGTGCTTTTACTTCCCAAGTGCCATCTGATTTGCGTTGAATAGACTGAGTCGTTCCTAAACTATTAGCATTTTCATTAACTTGGGTTGTCACACCTAACAAAGTTTGCAAAGAAGGGACTTGCGTATTGTTATTGGAATGAATCAAAGCATCAATCAAATTAACGGTTGTAGCCGTAGTATTGATAGGGAAATCAGCTGTTGAACCCAGATAGAGTCCAACACCGTCAGGACCATTTTGAATAGAGCTGTTGGTGAAAATTCGTTCAGGAACCGGAGATACCAAATTATTCCCGATTAGAATTAAGCCGTTGACATCAGTTGTTAATCCATTCAAACTAATGGTGTAATAACTTTTATCAGCTAATGTTCCTGTTCCGTTAAAAAAGACCAAAACATAACCGTTGAGTGAGAAATTGGGCGTAGCCGACTTTAACTCGATAAATTCTTTATCATCAGTACTTGGGTTATCAGAATCAAGTTCATTGATAACCACCTGAGCTTGTATCATTGATGTGGACAGCACCAATAGATAGCACAATATTTTCTTAAGCATTAATTGAAATTTTGTCAAATTTATCGATATGCAAACTATTTAAAGTTAAAATCAATTTAATTATGACCATTTGGCTGATAACGATTTATCTTTTTAAGAAAATACTTTAAACAATTAGCTTTCGTAGAAGAATTTTAGCACATAAAAATCAAAGAACTTTTTTAACATAAATACACTATTTTTACCCTGATTATGTAATACAAATCATGATAGAATTTTTAGGCTATATCGGAGCACTTATAATTGGTATCGTATTAGGAATTACCGGCGGTGGCGGCTCTATACTGACCGTTCCTATATTGGTTTATTTGTTAGGATTGCATCCCATTACAGCTACAGCCTACTCGCTTTTTATTGTGGGAACCACTTCGGCTTTCGGGACAATCCAAAATTTTAAAAAAGATTTAGTAGCACCCAAAACGGCCTTGCAATTCGCCATTCCTTCGGTAATCGGAGTTTATTTGACCCGAAAATTCATAGTCCCTGCAATTCCTGATCCGCTATTTTATTTTGCATCGCTTCAATTGAGTAAAGGCACTTTTTTGATGTTGCTCTTTGCTATGGTCATGCTCTTGGCTGCCATTTCGATGCTGAAAGAAACCAAAGAACCCTTGGTAAATACTCCTAAAAACAAATATCTGGTGATTTTTCAATTGTTCTTGGTTGGTATTTTGATAGGGCTAATCGGTGCCGGTGGTGGATTTTTAATTATACCGGCTTTGATGACTTTGGCCCAATTGACCATTCGAAAAGCTATTGGGACATCATTATTAATAATTACCATCAATTCATTAATAGGCTTTTTAGGAGATGTACAAACTATCACTATTGACTGGTCTTTCTTGTTAGGCTTTACTTCATTGTCTGTGATTGGAATTTTTATCGGATTGTTTGCCCAAAAATACCTCAATGAAAAACTACTCAAAAAGATATTTTCCTATTTCGTTTTTGTGATGTCAATACTTATTCTTTACCGAGAATTATTTTCATAAAGTATTCTAAATTGAAATTGCAACTACACATCTAATCTTTAAATTTGCATAAACTATTACCATTATGAAAATCGAACAAATATACACCGGATGCATTGCACAAGCAGCTTATTATTTGGAAAGCAATGGAGAAGCTGCCATTTTTGATCCGCTGCGCGAAGTGCAACCTTACTTGGACAAAGCCACTAAAGACAATGCCCGTATAAAATATATTTTTGAGACTCATTTCCATGCTGATTTTGTATCAGGTCATTTGGATTTAGCCCAAAAAAGTGGCGGAAAAATTGTTTATGGTCCAACCGCTGAGCCTGCTTTTGAAGCTATCATAGCCGAAGACCAACAAGAATTCAAAGTTGGGAATTACACTATAAAAGCCATTCACACACCCGGACACACTATGGAAAGTACTTGTTACTTATTGACCGATGAAAATGGCAAACAACATGGCATAATTACCGGAGACACCCTATTTATTGGTGATGTAGGCCGACCTGACTTGGCACAAGCTTTGACCGAAGAATTGACTCAGGAAAAATTAGCTTCTTATTTATATGATTCTTTGCGAAACAAAATTATGCCCTTAAGCGATGATTTAATCGTCTATCCGAGCCATGGTGCCGGTAGTGCTTGCGGAAAAAATATGAGTAAAGAGACTACCGATACTTTGGGCAACCAAAAGAGAACCAATTACGCGCTGCGATCGGATATGACCAAAGAGGAATTTACCAAAGAATTATTGGATGGTTTAGGCTTACCACCGGCATATTTTCCTCAAAATGTAATGATGAATATCAAAGGATATGAGAGTTTAGACACTATCATTCAAAAAAGTAATATCGGACTTTCACCCAATGAGTTTGAGGCTATTGCCAATCAAGACGATGTAATTGTATTAGATGTTCGGCATGAAAATGATTTTGTAAAAGCAC
Protein-coding sequences here:
- a CDS encoding thermonuclease family protein: MQLNAKETTITKSLLKIVKFVDGDGIILEDIVSKKVFEVRLYGIDAPEINYCNKIKKDEIELQVPAALLIKLGYLSFNFLKDQVNLGDVCTLVQEQNNLVDKYGRLLGYLILNDGRVLNEIMIKEGYAKPYNEVFCEMLPMYQEWNLQAKNSSKGLYSIVNKF
- a CDS encoding sensor histidine kinase, translated to MSNILNVVRQNFEQILKNSYTSALTLAMTLNDKGIPENFEKIGGQLVDNNQSIDAVQLVPNGVIKYVYPYEENKSVIDYDIFHTPHLQYEAQKSVKSRLMYFAGPLKLKQGGVGVVGRLPVYKNDKFWGFSAVVIRLETLIKESGVNAIDDSKYYFQFSKTNPTTKQEEFFLSHNKTLSDKSYLMVEIPDGDWKLYLISRNQNDIIRQLYTSISLGLLLAVIVGLWVTAILKKPAELQRLIEIQTQKILKREAEFGAIFDQAPVGIAKIDTATGNFITINQEYSRIVGYATEELLQKNFQTITYPEDLELDLSNMERLKNGEIDNFCIEKRYIHKSGKIVWVNLVVAVLWKEGKTVLNHIAIVEDITDKKRVEEDLNQSFELVSEQNKRLLNFSYIISHNLRSHTSNIELILNLLDGVKTEEEQDEMLHLLKKVSKSLDETMRNLNDVVNIRTNINLTIENLNLHQFITKSLDLLSRQIEDKSATVNNLVPTHVYIDYNAAYLESILYNFISNAIRYCHPERKPVITLSFDETHKILQIEDNGIGIDLKRNGENLFGMYKTFNNNPDAKGIGLFITKNQIDAMGGKVETESELNVGTKFKIYFK
- a CDS encoding endonuclease, with the protein product MLKKILCYLLVLSTSMIQAQVVINELDSDNPSTDDKEFIELKSATPNFSLNGYVLVFFNGTGTLADKSYYTISLNGLTTDVNGLILIGNNLVSPVPERIFTNSSIQNGPDGVGLYLGSTADFPINTTATTVNLIDALIHSNNNTQVPSLQTLLGVTTQVNENANSLGTTQSIQRKSDGTWEVKAPTPGANNDGSGFIFNGIIITVDTTHKNENDSFTITFTADTNVTADLTFNFSLDNAGFTTADFTGNTTVFIPQGSNTFTTTLTLVDDVLDEGDEVLKIKFGTLPFGYNRRNDNIEIRVVDNDFTTSPFGTPLNPTYGNVTATIPTGYYDSLEGLSGSALKQALQNIIANPSVVRAHNYGDVTDILKVADQNPLNSNQVWLMYVETPRAKLDFQTTSSNVGFWNREHIYPQSRGGFANATDDVADGINIWLPTSADDITAGHGDAHHIRAEDGPENTSRSNRDYGLTGYNGPIGTLGSWKGDVARSVFYMAVRYNALSVVNGDIPDTTVGQLGDLASLLTWNQTDPRDDFEMNRNNYIYTWQYNRNPFIDYPALADYIWGANVGQAWYAALAANENTTVKFSIYPNPSSERFTISGIDTEATLELFNSIGMKVFEQKIVGETTIEPNVISGIYLAKISKDNKTYTKKIVVR
- a CDS encoding sulfite exporter TauE/SafE family protein yields the protein MIEFLGYIGALIIGIVLGITGGGGSILTVPILVYLLGLHPITATAYSLFIVGTTSAFGTIQNFKKDLVAPKTALQFAIPSVIGVYLTRKFIVPAIPDPLFYFASLQLSKGTFLMLLFAMVMLLAAISMLKETKEPLVNTPKNKYLVIFQLFLVGILIGLIGAGGGFLIIPALMTLAQLTIRKAIGTSLLIITINSLIGFLGDVQTITIDWSFLLGFTSLSVIGIFIGLFAQKYLNEKLLKKIFSYFVFVMSILILYRELFS
- a CDS encoding MBL fold metallo-hydrolase — translated: MKIEQIYTGCIAQAAYYLESNGEAAIFDPLREVQPYLDKATKDNARIKYIFETHFHADFVSGHLDLAQKSGGKIVYGPTAEPAFEAIIAEDQQEFKVGNYTIKAIHTPGHTMESTCYLLTDENGKQHGIITGDTLFIGDVGRPDLAQALTEELTQEKLASYLYDSLRNKIMPLSDDLIVYPSHGAGSACGKNMSKETTDTLGNQKRTNYALRSDMTKEEFTKELLDGLGLPPAYFPQNVMMNIKGYESLDTIIQKSNIGLSPNEFEAIANQDDVIVLDVRHENDFVKAHIPNSIFIGIQGNFAPWVGSLLKDVNQKLLLVIPSGREEETITRLSRVGFDHVLGYLNGGLEAWTTAGFETDSIQSISPEEFSNQLNDQSIVVDARKPGEYEAEHVENALNIPLDTVNENFQSIPKGKDFFLHCAGGYRSVIMASILKSRGIHNIVNVEKGMNGIRQTGVSCTQFICPSTKK